In Zingiber officinale cultivar Zhangliang chromosome 8B, Zo_v1.1, whole genome shotgun sequence, a single genomic region encodes these proteins:
- the LOC122017678 gene encoding probable xyloglucan galactosyltransferase GT17, with the protein MASKDKESKPSFTSFASSYKEMMKRPSFLLGFRLVVCVALCYLLWLRFLFYTFPPASTAVSFRTAKLSRPLAATCDPAIAPFYIHRLHPRFNSALVQHGLSCVTCCDVCPHVGHRGLGRPLLRLPADADLDPGLTSWYATHPLAAEVIFHARAERHPCRTADPAAAELFYVPFFAGLHAATNSRQQNHTRRDALAVDLADHLASLPAFGRSGGRDHFLVVGRTSWDFMRDPDLLPEVANVTVLTVERHPGEGRHQFGIPYPSYFHPRTAEDVADWQAELRRFARTRSHLFAFVGGLRPGSDKAAVRAKVMAQCWKSKRCLPVDCNPTRRRCEDPDRVLDVMRRADFCLQPPGESLTRRSTFDAMLAGCIPVFFSEHSAYAQYEWYMPARPEDWSVQLKPTQWDHIEDELARIRKTVVEKMRETVIELIPNVTYAHPDSSATQLGFQDVVDTALIELTKRVRSNRESLNIL; encoded by the coding sequence ATGGCTTCCAAGGACAAGGAGAGCAAGCCATCTTTCACCTCCTTCGCTTCTTCTTATAAGGAGATGATGAAGAGGCCTTCTTTCTTGCTCGGCTTCCGCTTAGTCGTCTGCGTCGCCCTCTGCTACCTTCTCTGGCTCCGCTTCCTCTTCTACACCTTCCCCCCGGCGTCGACGGCTGTCTCTTTTAGAACGGCTAAGCTCAGCCGCCCGCTGGCGGCCACCTGCGACCCTGCCATCGCGCCGTTCTATATCCACCGCCTCCACCCCCGCTTCAACTCTGCCCTCGTCCAGCACGGCCTCTCCTGCGTGACTTGCTGCGACGTCTGCCCCCACGTCGGCCACCGCGGCCTCGGCCGCCCGCTCCTTCGCCTCCCCGCCGACGCTGACTTAGACCCGGGCCTCACGTCCTGGTACGCCACCCACCCCCTCGCCGCTGAGGTCATCTTCCACGCCCGCGCCGAGCGACACCCTTGCCGCACCGCCGACCCAGCCGCGGCGGAGCTCTTCTACGTCCCCTTCTTCGCCGGACTCCACGCCGCCACCAACTCCCGGCAGCAGAACCACACCCGCCGCGACGCCCTCGCCGTCGACCTCGCGGATCACCTCGCCTCCCTCCCGGCCTTTGGCCGCAGCGGCGGCCGCGACCACTTCCTCGTCGTCGGCCGCACCTCCTGGGACTTCATGCGCGACCCGGACCTCCTTCCAGAGGTCGCCAACGTGACCGTCCTCACCGTGGAGCGCCACCCCGGGGAGGGCCGCCACCAGTTCGGCATCCCCTACCCGTCCTACTTCCACCCGCGGACGGCGGAGGACGTGGCGGACTGGCAGGCGGAGCTCCGCCGGTTCGCTCGGACCCGGAGCCACTTGTTCGCGTTTGTGGGCGGACTGCGGCCCGGTTCGGACAAGGCGGCGGTTCGGGCCAAGGTCATGGCCCAGTGCTGGAAGTCGAAGCGCTGCCTCCCGGTCGATTGCAACCCGACCCGACGCCGGTGCGAAGACCCAGACCGGGTCCTCGACGTCATGCGCCGGGCTGACTTCTGCCTGCAGCCGCCAGGCGAGTCGCTCACTCGGCGGTCCACCTTCGACGCGATGCTCGCCGGCTGCATCCCGGTGTTCTTCTCCGAGCACTCGGCGTACGCACAATACGAATGGTACATGCCGGCCCGACCGGAAGACTGGTCGGTTCAGTTGAAACCGACCCAATGGGACCACATCGAGGACGAGCTGGCTCGGATTCGGAAAACCGTGGTGGAGAAGATGAGGGAAACGGTGATCGAGCTGATTCCTAATGTGACCTACGCCCACCCGGACTCGAGTGCGACCCAATTAGGGTTTCAGGATGTAGTAGACACGGCTCTAATTGAGCTCACCAAGCGGGTTCGATCAAACCGGGAAAGTCTGAATATACTGTAA